Within the Chloroflexota bacterium genome, the region AAAGAGCGCCATCAGTGTGGCAGTCGCAGCCGACATTCCGGCGACAAGTTCGGCTTGATGCCCACCGGCGCGAATCGGCGGCTCGCTATCCGTGTCCGAAACTGGTCCAAGGAGGCTGTGTGCCTGCCCACTCATGTGAAAAAGCGTCAGCTCGGTAAGCCGATAACCTGCATAAGGTCCCCAAGTCCCGAATGGCGAAAGCGAGGTCATAATGAGCGCAGGGTTGTCTTCGATGAGATGCGCGTATCCCAGTTGTCTTTCGTCAAGCCAGCCTATTGGCATGCTCTCTATCACGATGTCGGATGCCCGCGCAAGTCGGCGTATCGCGTCAGGACAGCCTTCGGCATCAATGTCCACCGTTACGCCATGCTTGTTGGCGTTCAGCGCGAGGAACACGCCGCTCTTCTCCGGATGCGGCTCATCGCCGGGGAAGGGGCCCATACGCCGCGCGATGTCGCCCTCAAGCGGCTCGACCTTGACGACTTCCGCGCCGAGCTGCGCCAGAATCTTGCCGCAGTACGGCACGGACACCCCTTCGCCAATCTCTAGCGCTCTGATACCTTTCAGCAGACCGTCCGCCATGTGATTCTCGCTTGCAGTTACAAGATTCAGTTTGCTTCGCAACAGACTATATCACAATCGATGGTGTGGTCTTCGCGCATTCGCATACAGCGTCTTCGATAGTTCCTTTTCCCTAGCTGGTACAAGGGACTGAGTGAATTGGCATTCACCTTTTCCTACATATCTTGTCCATCCGGTCGATTGTGCCCGCCAATTCGCACAGGGGGGTGTGCTATAATTCGGCGCTGACGACGATGCTGCAAATTGCGCCTGACAGGGAGGACTGCCATGGAACTAGGCCTTTTTCTGATGCCCCTGCACTACCCACACAGACCTCACTACGAGACTTACGAAGAAGACCTTCAGCTGATGGCGCACGCGGACAGGTTGGGCTACAGCGAGACTTGGGTTGGCGAGCATTTCACGCTGCCGTGGGAAAACATGCCGTCGCCGGAGTTGTTCATCGCGCGGGCGTTGGGCGTTACGCAGCAGATGAAATTCGGCACGGGCGTGTCGCTGCTACACTACCATCACCCGGCGCATGTCGCGCACCGCATCGCCATGCTCGACCACATGGCGAAGGGGCGCATCTATCTAGGCATCGGATCGGGCGGACCATCGACCGACACCGAGCTGTTCGGGCTGGACACCGAACTCGGCGAACCGCGCGAGCGCCTGTACGAGGCAGTTGACCTCATCCTGAAGATATGGGAAGGGGAGCCTTTCGAGTACGACAGTAAGTTCTACGACGGCAGACTGCCGGAAGCCGTGCCGGAGCGTAGGCTTGGCTTTCACATGCTGCCGTATCAGAAGCCGCATCCGCCCGTCGCGGTCGCGGGCAGCAGTCCCTTCTCAGGCACGCTGGAGATTGTCGGCGAGCGCGGTTGGATGCCGTTGAGCACCTGTTTCCTGCACGACACATTCCTGCCGAGCCACTGGCAGGTAGTAACAAAGGGCGCCGCCAAGAGCAAAATCACGGCGTCGCGCAAAGACTGGCGCATCTCCCGCGAGGTGCATGTCGCGGAAGACGGCAACAAGGCACGCGAAGAGGCGTTCCACACCTTTGGCCGCTTCTTCACCGACTACTGGATCCCCCTGCTGGGCAGCGGCAGAGGCTTGGACGGCTTGAAGATCGACCCAAACATGCCGGACGAAGAGTTGACACCCGAATACATGCTGGAAAACCTATGGATAGTCGGCGACCCGGACGAGGTTACGCACAAGCTGCGCAAGCTGCACGACGAAGTAGGCGGCTTCGGCACGCTGCTAATGCTATGCCACGACTGGGAAGACAATCGCCAGCAGTGGCTAAACTCGCTAACGCTGATGAGCGAAGAAGTGCTGCCGAGACTGCCGTAGCGGAGTAATGCGCCACTCCGCACCTATGCGACCGGATGATGCGCCTACGACGGCTACTTGCCCAACAGCGCCGCAGTGTTCCCCTTGACCAGCACGGACACTTCGGCGGGCGGCATTCCGCAATCTAGCAGCGCGGCGATTGCCATTCGCATACCTTCGGCGGGCGGTGGGTTTTGCCATTGACCTAAAGCGGTTGTGATGATGCAATGGCGCGCGCCTATGGCACGGATTGTCTTGACGAGCTGCTGCGGTGTCATTGTGGCTCGCGATGGCATGCATGCGAGAAAGGCGAACTCGGCATAGGCGCCGAGCGCGATTATACGGTGTTGCTCGTCGGGTGTG harbors:
- a CDS encoding CoA transferase; protein product: MRSKLNLVTASENHMADGLLKGIRALEIGEGVSVPYCGKILAQLGAEVVKVEPLEGDIARRMGPFPGDEPHPEKSGVFLALNANKHGVTVDIDAEGCPDAIRRLARASDIVIESMPIGWLDERQLGYAHLIEDNPALIMTSLSPFGTWGPYAGYRLTELTLFHMSGQAHSLLGPVSDTDSEPPIRAGGHQAELVAGMSAATATLMALFRRRMSGEGCHIQSSAYEAMATHLISALASCAFDQSPPSRSISEVREAATGGVVSAVGGILPCNDGYVAISPREDAQWQRWVELMGSPDWASEDRFLTREGREGNFAALWELVGDWTRHRSKHDIARMGQERRIPCFPVNTVHDLFNDLHLKERGFFKTIEHPIAGALQYPGTPYNLPSTPLPLAERPAPLLGQHNEIYLREDA
- a CDS encoding LLM class flavin-dependent oxidoreductase; this translates as MELGLFLMPLHYPHRPHYETYEEDLQLMAHADRLGYSETWVGEHFTLPWENMPSPELFIARALGVTQQMKFGTGVSLLHYHHPAHVAHRIAMLDHMAKGRIYLGIGSGGPSTDTELFGLDTELGEPRERLYEAVDLILKIWEGEPFEYDSKFYDGRLPEAVPERRLGFHMLPYQKPHPPVAVAGSSPFSGTLEIVGERGWMPLSTCFLHDTFLPSHWQVVTKGAAKSKITASRKDWRISREVHVAEDGNKAREEAFHTFGRFFTDYWIPLLGSGRGLDGLKIDPNMPDEELTPEYMLENLWIVGDPDEVTHKLRKLHDEVGGFGTLLMLCHDWEDNRQQWLNSLTLMSEEVLPRLP